One window from the genome of Labeo rohita strain BAU-BD-2019 chromosome 10, IGBB_LRoh.1.0, whole genome shotgun sequence encodes:
- the hint1 gene encoding histidine triad nucleotide-binding protein 1, with protein MADEVSRAQSAQSGGDTIFGKIIRKEIPANIIYEDDQCIAFHDVAPQAPTHFLVVPRKAITQISKAEDADKELLGHLMIVAKKCAEQVGLPRGYRLVVNEGPDGGQSVYHIHIHVLGGRQLGWPPG; from the exons ATGGCGGATGAGGTGTCCCGCGCCCAGAGCGCGCAGTCGGGAGGAGACACGATATTCGGCAAAATCATCCGTAAAGAGATTCCTGCCAACATAATTTATGAAGATGATCAG TGTATTGCCTTCCATGATGTGGCCCCTCAGGCTCCCACTCACTTCTTGGTGGTCCCCAGAAAGGCCATCACTCAGATCTCTAAAGCAGAGGACGCTGATAAAGAG CTGCTTGGACATCTGATGATCGTTGCTAAGAAGTGTGCCGAACAGGTGGGATTGCCCAGAGGATATCGACTGGTGGTCAATGAGGGTCCTGACGGGGGTCAATCTGTTTACCACATTCACATCCACGTTCTGGGTGGTCGTCAGTTGGGATGGCCTCCTGGCTAA